CCGCTGAAGATGATCAGCGTGGGAATGCCGCGGATGCCCAGTTGCATGGGCGTGTCCGGGTTCTCGTCCACGTCCATCTTGGCGAACGCCACCTGGCCGTCGTAGTCCTGCGCCAGCTCTTCGACCACCGGCGCCACCATCTTGCAAGGCCCGCACCACTCGGCCCAGAAGTCCACCAGCACGGGCGTTTCGGCATCGAGCACGGTCGATTGGAATTCAGCGTCCGTCACCGCCACGGGAGCCGCCATGTGATCCTGTCACCCTTCGCGTGCGCCACGAAATCGCGCGCCCGAGACTAGGAACGACGCCGTAGTCATGTCAACGGCAGATGACCCGCCGGGATCCGCGGCGGCCTCGGCGGTGGTGCTCGCCGGCGGCGCCAGCCGCCGCATGGGGCGCGACAAGCGGCTGTTGCCCTGGGGAACGGACGCCGACGGACGGCCACGCACGCTGTTGCAGGCGGTCGTCGACACGCTGGCGGCAGTCACCGACGACGTGATCGTGGTGGCGAATGACCGGCCCGATGTTGGGCGCGCCCGTGTGGTGCCGGACGCGATCCCGGGCTCGGGCAGCTTGGGCGGCATCCTGTCGGGCATCGAAGCGGCGCTGCACAAGCGTGTGTTCGTGGCAGCGGTCGACATGCCGTTTCTGAACGTGGCGCTCGTGCGCGATCTGCTGGACCGACTTGGGGGTCACGATGCGGTCGTGCCGGTCATTGGCGGCCGACCCGAGCCACTGCACGCGGTCTACGGTCCCGCCGTCGCAACCGCGGCCCGACGGCAGATCGCCCAGGGGCAGCTCAAGATCGCGTTGGCCTACGAAGGACTTGAAGTCGTGCGGGTGCCGGAGGCGGACCTTCGGCGGGTGGACCCGGAGCTGCGCTCGTTCCGAAACGTCAACACGCCGGAGGACTACACGGGTGCTCGGACGGATGCCGCATTGCCGAACACTGATATGTCATTCCGAGCGAAGCGAGGAATCTAGGGCGCGTGTCGCCTCAACCAGAGCGGCGGTACTACGTTTACATCATGACGAACCGCGTCAGAACGCTCTACGTCGGTGTTACCAACAATCTGGTGCGGCGGATGTACGAGCATAAGCGGAAGCTGGTGCCTGGCTTCACCAGCAAATACAACCTGACCTGGCTGGCCTACTATGAAGAGACTTCGGATGTTGCGTCGGCCATTGCGCGAGAGAAGCAAATCAAGGGCTGGCGCAGGCGCAAGAAGATCGAATTGATCGAGTCAGTAAATCCACGCTGGAGAGACCTGTCGATGGAATGTTTTGACGATGGTCAATCAAAGCTCTAGATTCCTCGCTGCGCTCGGAATGACAGGGTGGTGGGATCGAATGACAGGGTGGTGGAATTGGAATGACGGAGCCGCGGGAATTGACATGGAGGCAGGCGGACCATGATGGAATACGAGGGCTACCGAGCCGTAGTGACGTACGACAACGAGGTTGGGGTTCTTCACGGCGAGGTCGTCGACACGCGCGACGTGATTACTTTTCAAGGCACGTCGGTCCCCGAGCTTCGACAGGCGT
Above is a window of Chloroflexota bacterium DNA encoding:
- the trxA gene encoding thioredoxin, producing the protein MAAPVAVTDAEFQSTVLDAETPVLVDFWAEWCGPCKMVAPVVEELAQDYDGQVAFAKMDVDENPDTPMQLGIRGIPTLIIFSGGAEVGRIVGFRPKADIKSQIDQALAA
- a CDS encoding molybdenum cofactor guanylyltransferase; the protein is MSTADDPPGSAAASAVVLAGGASRRMGRDKRLLPWGTDADGRPRTLLQAVVDTLAAVTDDVIVVANDRPDVGRARVVPDAIPGSGSLGGILSGIEAALHKRVFVAAVDMPFLNVALVRDLLDRLGGHDAVVPVIGGRPEPLHAVYGPAVATAARRQIAQGQLKIALAYEGLEVVRVPEADLRRVDPELRSFRNVNTPEDYTGARTDAALPNTDMSFRAKRGI
- a CDS encoding GIY-YIG nuclease family protein codes for the protein MSPQPERRYYVYIMTNRVRTLYVGVTNNLVRRMYEHKRKLVPGFTSKYNLTWLAYYEETSDVASAIAREKQIKGWRRRKKIELIESVNPRWRDLSMECFDDGQSKL